The sequence ATGCTATTGGTTAATTTCTCACCCGACGTATAGAACTTTTTCTTATAATAATTAACCATGAAACTTTATGTAAACGGTGAAGAAACAGATGTTCCAGAGGGTATTACCCTTGCGCAATTGGTTGAGCTTAAGGGTATAAGGGTCAGAGAAGTAGGTTTTGCTATTTCTGTAAATGAAGAGGTGATCCCAAAGTCAAGGTATAACGAATACAAACTCTCAGAAGGTGATAGGGTGGAGATAGTTCATATAGTAGGTGGTGGCTGAAACTACATATGTGGACCTGAAAGGTATCTCCTTCTGCTTTCCACAGAGAAGAAGGCTATGAGTAATATGATGAATATAACAAAGGCTCGTGATATGACTATGCCTGGGTCAGTTTGAGAAAGGACCTTAGGTAGTTGGACTACACCCCAGAAGTAAAGCAAAAGTACCAGAAACAAAGGAGAAACCACAGCGTAGAAATAAACTAATCCTTTTGGTATTTTTATAAAACTGTTTGTGTTTAGTTCTCTGTGAAAGTTATGAACTCCGAAAATCCAAACAAAAACGATAATTTCCAATAGTCCAAAAAATACAAGCATGAGAGTACCAGCCCAAAAATCCACGTCGTCTATAAAGCCAGGCACAAAAGCGGAGAGAAAGGCACCAAAGCTTACTATAATCATCGACACATTCACCGCTTTAGTATGGCTCCATCTCATCTCATCTTCCAAAAGAGCTACCAAGGGTTGAATCAAAGCAAGGGATGAGGTAAGCGCTGCTATAAATAAAAGAAAGAACCACACGGTAGAAAGTAAGCTACCTATTGGTAAAGACATCAGTATGGCAGGCATGGTCATGAAACCCAGCCTAAAGGTTCCTTCCTTTGCCAGCTCTGGCACGCTCGTAGCTCCAAAAACTGCAAAGGCTGCAGGTATGGCTATGCTTGCACCTATAACAACCTCCACAAACTCGTTTAGACCTGCGGTATATAGCCCAGCTTTTACCACATCGTCATTTTTCTTTACGTAGCTAGCATAGGTAGCTATCGCACCCATTCCCAAGGAAAGGGTAAAGAATATTTGCCCCGAGGCTTCCAGCCACACCTGAGGGTCTGCCAATCTTGAAAAATCGGGCTTGTATATAAACAAAAGCCCCTCTAAACCCTTCCAGCCGTTCATGCTTAAGGATACTACACCAAGGAAAATGCCCATAGTCACGAGGAGGGGAAGACCATACTTGGCTGTTAGCTCTATACCCTTGACCACACCCCTCTTAAGTATTATCCAGTTAATTATTAAGGTTATCAACAGAAAGACTATAGCTATAACCGAAGGTTTGGTGTATTCTCTAAAGAAGGACACATAAGGCTCCATAGCTACCTTTGGGTCTGTGGAAACCACAGGATCAGGCATTTGACCAAACAAGGACATAAAGGCAAAGCCTAAAGTCCAGGACTCTATGTATATGTAATAACTAACAATTAGTATGGGTATGGATACACCTATGGACCCTAGGACTCTTGAACCGTAAGAGTGGTTAAAGAATGAACCTATTATGCCAGTCATAGAACCGTGTCCCTTTGCGCCAGCGTACCTGCCTACAACCCACTCTATGAGCATAAGAGGTATTCCAAGGAGAAAGAGGGCCACAAAGTATGGAATCATAAAGGCTCCGCCGCCGTATAAAG is a genomic window of Thermocrinis sp. containing:
- the thiS gene encoding sulfur carrier protein ThiS, with the translated sequence MKLYVNGEETDVPEGITLAQLVELKGIRVREVGFAISVNEEVIPKSRYNEYKLSEGDRVEIVHIVGGG
- a CDS encoding sodium-dependent transporter encodes the protein MNRETWKTKVGLIFAAAGNAIGLGNLLRFPSKVALYGGGAFMIPYFVALFLLGIPLMLIEWVVGRYAGAKGHGSMTGIIGSFFNHSYGSRVLGSIGVSIPILIVSYYIYIESWTLGFAFMSLFGQMPDPVVSTDPKVAMEPYVSFFREYTKPSVIAIVFLLITLIINWIILKRGVVKGIELTAKYGLPLLVTMGIFLGVVSLSMNGWKGLEGLLFIYKPDFSRLADPQVWLEASGQIFFTLSLGMGAIATYASYVKKNDDVVKAGLYTAGLNEFVEVVIGASIAIPAAFAVFGATSVPELAKEGTFRLGFMTMPAILMSLPIGSLLSTVWFFLLFIAALTSSLALIQPLVALLEDEMRWSHTKAVNVSMIIVSFGAFLSAFVPGFIDDVDFWAGTLMLVFFGLLEIIVFVWIFGVHNFHRELNTNSFIKIPKGLVYFYAVVSPLFLVLLLYFWGVVQLPKVLSQTDPGIVISRAFVIFIILLIAFFSVESRRRYLSGPHM